In Streptomyces nojiriensis, the sequence CGTCCAGGCGGCCCGTGCCCTCGGCGCCGGCAACGGCCGGATGATGCTCCGGCACGTGGCGCCCAACGCCATCGCCCCCGTCATCGTCGTCGCCACCATCGCGCTCGGCACCTACATCGCCCTGGAGGCCACCCTGTCCTTCCTCGGCGTCGGCCTGCGCCCGCCCACCGTCTCCTGGGGCATCGACATCTCCAACGCGGCCTCGCAGATCCGCAACGCCCCGCACATGCTGCTCTGGCCGGCCGGCGCGCTGAGCCTGACCGTGCTCGCCTTCATCATGCTCGGCGACGCGGTGCGCGACGCCCTCGACCCCAAGCTGCGCTGAGGAGCCCCGCACATGCTGCTCGAAGTCCGCGACCTGCACGTGGAATTCAAGACGCGCGACGGAGTCGCCAAGGCCGTCAACGGCGTCAACTACTCGGTGGCCGAGGGGGAGACGCTCGCCGTGCTCGGCGAGTCGGGCTCGGGCAAGTCGGTCACCGCCCAGGCCGTGATGGGCATCCTCGACATGCCGCCGGGCCGGATCGCGGGCGGCGAGATCCTCTTCAAGGGCAAGGACCTCCTCACGATGAAGGAGGAGGAGCGGCGCAAGATCCGCGGCGCCGAGATGGCGATGATCTTCCAGGACGCCCTCTCCTCCCTGAACCCGGTCCTGAGCGTGGGCGCGCAGCTCGGCGAGATGTACGAGGTGCACCGCGGGATGTCCCGCAAGGAGGCCAAGGGCAAGGCCGTCGAGCTGATGGACCGGGTGAAGATCCCGGCGGCGAAGGAGCGGGTGGGGGACTACCCGCACCAGTTCTCGGGAGGCATGCGCCAGCGCATCATGATCGCGATGGCGCTGGCCCTGGAGCCCTCGCTGATCATCGCGGACGAGCCGACGACGGCCCTGGACGTCACCGTCCAGGCCCAGGTGATGGACCTGCTCGCCGAGCTCCAGCGCGAGCTGAACATGGGCCTGATCCTGATCACCCACGACCTGGGCGTGGTCGCGGACGTCGCGGACAAGATCGCGGTCATGTACGCGGGCCGGATCGTCGAGGCGGCTCCGGTCCACGAGATCTACAAGGCGCCGGCCCACCCGTACACGCGCGGCCTGCTGGACTCCATCCCGCGCCTGGACCAGAAGGGCCAGGAGCTGTACGCCATCAAGGGGCTGCCGCCGAACCTGGTGGCCATCCCGCCCGGCTGCGCCTTCAACCCGCGCTGCCCGATGGCGCAGGCGGTGTGCCGCACGGACGTCCCGCCGCTGTACCGGGTGACCGAGTCCCCGGTGGAGCGGACCAGCGCCTGCCACTTCTGGAAGGAATGCCTCCATGGCTGAGTCCCTGCTGGAAGTGAAGGACCTGGTCAAGCACTACCCGCTGACCCGGGGCATCCTCTTCCGCAAGCAGATCGGCGCGGTCAAGGCGGTCGACGGGGTCTCCTTCGACCTGCGCGCCGGTGAGACGCTCGGCATCGTGGGCGAGTCCGGCTGCGGGAAGTCCACCGTGGCCAAGATGCTGGTCAACCTGGAGCGGCCGACGGCGGGCGCGATCTCGTACAAGGGCGAGGACATCACCAAGCTGTCGGGGCGCGCCCTGAAGGCCGTGCGCCGCAACATCCAGATGGTCTTCCAGGACCCGTACACCTCGCTGAACCCGCGCATGACGGTCGGCGACATCATCGGGGAGCCCTACGAGATCCACCCCGAGGTGGCCCCCAAGGGCTCGCGCCGGCAACGCGTCCAGGACCTCCTGGACGTGGTCGGCCTGAACCCGGAGTACATCAACCGGTACCCGCACCAGTTCTCCGGCGGCCAGCGCCAGCGCATCGGCATCGCCCGCGGCCTCGCCCTCCAGCCCGAGATCATCGTCGCCGACGAGCCCGTCTCGGCGCTGGACGTCTCCGTCCAGGCCCAGGTGATCAACCTGCTGGACCGGCTGCAGAGCGAGTTCGACCTGTCCTACGTCTTCATCGCGCACGACCTCTCGATCGTCCGGCACATCTCCGACCGGGTCGGCGTCATGTACCTGGGCCGGATCGTCGAGATCGGCACCGACAGCCAGATCTACGACCACCCGACCCACCCGTACACCCAGGCACTGCTCTCGGCCGTCCCGGTCCCGGATCCGCAGGCCCGCGCCCACCGCGAGCGGATCATCCTCACCGGCGACGTGCCCTCCCCGGCCAACCCGCCCTCGGGCTGCCCCTTCCGCACCCGCTGCTGGAAGGCCGAGCCCCGCTGCACGGCGGAGGTCCCGCTGCTCGCGGTCCCGCAGGTCTTCCCGTCGGGCCCGGCGGCCCACCCGTCGGCCTGCCACTTCGCGGCGGAGAAGCAGGTGGTCCCGCCGTCGGACCAGCCGCCCCCGCCGCCGACGGATCCGCTGACGAAGGAGTAGGCGTCGACCGATCATTTCCGGCCACCACTGTGCGTTGTGCGGGAAGGGGTGGACACCCTCGGCAACTCCGTTTACGTGGGGGCAACTTGACCGTTTCTGCCCCGAGATCTGGGGCATGCAACCTGGATGCCGTGCGGCCGTGCGGGTGCCGACAGCCGGCCGGGGAGGCGTACAGCCTCGCCGGCCGGCCTCCCCGTGACCCCACTCATGCGCGGCATGCGCCCCTCGTGCTGCCGGATTTCGATCGATGCGCTGGTACGGATAGTTATGATCCGTAGCGCACGGTGGGTATGACTCCTGCCGAGCACGAATGCGCTTACCGATGTCCGCTCGACGTGGAGGTGAAACGCCGTGGCACTCTCGATCTCCGCCGTGGTGCTGCTGGCGATCATCGTCTTCCTGCTGGTCCGAAGGGCGGGCCTGAAGGCGGGACATGCGGTGGTCTGCGTACTGCTCGGCTTCTACCTGGCGAGTTCCACCATCGCCCCGACCCTCAGCCAGCTCACCTCGAACGTGGCGAGCATGATCAGTGGCCTCAAGTTCTAGGTCCTGTCTTCAAAGTGGCGTCTGGCCCGCGACGCCCGGCACCGCACCTCGCCGCGTTGTCGGGGCGCCCGAGTACGTCCAGTACACGGGCGCCCCTCCGCCTTGCGATGCTTCCCCTCGGCCCTGGCGGGCCTGGGGAGGCCCCATGGCACCGGACGCCGCGGGCCTTACCGACGCCACTTTGACGACAGGACCTAGGCCCCGCCTCGTAGGCTAGGCCCCATGAACGGTCTTCCCGCCCGTCGTCTGCTCCTCGTGCACGCGCACCCGGACGACGAGTCGATCAACAACGGCGTCACCATGGCCAAGTACGCGGCCGAGGGCGCCCACGTCGCGTTGGTGACCTGCACCCTGGGCGAGGAGGGTGAGGTCATCCCGCCCGGGCTCGCCCACCTGGCGGCCGACCGCGACGACACCCTCGGCGCCCACCGCGTCGGCGAGCTCGCCGCGGCCATGGCGGAACTGGGCGTCCACGACCACCGGTTCCTCGGCGGCCCCGGCCGCTTCCGGGACTCCGGGATGATGGGCGCCCCGCAGAACCACCGCCCGGAGGCCTTCTGGTCCGCCGACGTGGACGAGGCCGCCGCGTACCTCGTGGAGGTCATCCGGGAGCTGCGCCCGCAGGTGCTCGTCACCTACGACCCGGACGGCGGATACGGGCACCCCGACCACATCCAGGCCCACCGGGTCGCCATGCGCGCCGCCGAACTGGCCGCGGAGACCGCCTTCCGGCGCGACCTCGGCGTGCCCCACGCGGTCGGGAAGATCTACTGGAACCGCGTCCCGCATTCGGTGGTCGAGGAGGGCTTCGCCCGGCTGCGCGCCGCCGGGGCCGAGCTGCCCTTCCCCGCGGTGGGCTCGCCCGGGGACGTGCCGGGGGTCGTCGCCGACGAGCGGATCACCACGGAGATCGAGGCCAAGGACACCTTCGCGGCGGCGAAGGCGGCCGCCATGCGGGCCCACGCCACCCAGATCGCCGTGGACGGGTCCTTCTTCGCCCTCTCCAACGACCTGGCGCAGCCGCTGTTCACCCGCGAGTACTACGAACTCGTCGAAGGCCGGCCGGGCGTCCCGGCGGGCGAGCGCGAACACGACCTCTTCGCGGGGGTGGAGGCATGAGCGGCACGGTCACGGCCGGCCGGATCGCCGGCTGCCTGGGCATGCTGGTCGCGGGCGCGCTGACCGGCGCGGCCGGCTGGCTGGTGGTCGGCCTCTGGCCCCCCGGCGGTCTGCTGCTCGCCCTGCTGGCCGTCCTCGGGCTGTTCCTCGGGGGCCGGATCGCCCTCGGGACCGGCTTCGGGGTGGGCGGCGCCGCGGTCGGCTGGTTCCTCTCGTACGTGATGCTCGGCATTCCGCGCCCCGAGGGGGACTTCCTCCTCGGTTCGTCCGGAATCGGCGTGTACGTCTACCTTTTGGGTGGAACCGTTCTCGCTGTGATGTGTGCCACGATGCGCGGTCCGCTGGAACGGCCGGTTTCGGCCTCCCGGCCTGCCAAGTGACGTGGTGTCGGACCTCGTAGGGAGGTTCGCCGGGGAGGGCGCGCGCGTGGTCAACGGGCACTTCAGAGGGGTTTGACGGGCGCTATCAGGAACCGCTGATTCCCGCCAGTCAGTTGCCTGCGGGCGGCGGCCAGTATGGTGGACGGGCCGCCGAGCTGCCCGCGCACGGTATGACGGGCGGCGGAGCCAACCGGGAGAACCTGCCTTGAGTCGTGAAACCGACAGTTCGTCCTCCGGGCCCAAGGGGCACGGTGGAGCCGCTTACCCCTCGGGTACACCGCCGTACGGAACCGGCCAGTACCCGTCCACGGACGCTGCGGCGACCGCTCCGGAGGAGAACGCTGTGACCTCGAAGCCGTCCACGCCCGATTCCGACGGGCCCAAGACCGAGACCACCCTGACGACCCGGATCCGGATCAACATCCCGGGTTCGCGGCCGATCCCGCCGGTGGTCGTGCGCAAGGCGATGGGCAACGGCTCCGGCTCGGCCGGCGCCGGCGAGCGGACCGGACCGGAGCCCACCCCCGAGCAGGCCTCCCCGCCGCCGCTCGCGCAGCGGCGCGGACCGCAGCCGACCCGCATCGAGGCCGCCCCGGAGCCGGCCGACGCGCCCGCGCCCGCCCCGGCGGCCGAGGCCGAGGAGCCGGCCAGCAACTGGTTCGCCCCCCGCAAGTCGGCCAACCCGGCCCCGGCCCCCGCGCCCGCTCCCGCCGCGGACCGGATGCCGCCGGCGGCGGCCGCCCCGCCGCTCGCGCAGCGGCCGTTGCCCACCCGGACGCCGTCCCCGACGCCGACTCCGGCGCCCACGCCGCCGGCCATGCCGGGCGGGGGATTCGCCCCGCCGCAGCGCACCCAGGCCCCGCCGGTGCCCGGACCGGACGCCGCCTTCGCGCCGCCGCGCACCACGCCGCCGCCCGTGGTCCCGGACTACAGCCAGGGCTTCGCCCAGGCCTCCGCACCCGCCCCCACGGCCCCGATGCCCGGCGGCCCGGGCGTCGGGACGACCCAGGGCTTCCCCGCGTACGGGGGCGACCAGGACGACACCGGCCCCGTCACCGAGGCGTTCCCGGCCTACGGCGGCGGCCCCGCCGGACCCACCGGCGGCCCCGGCTTCGGCACCGGCCCCGTCGGCGGCCCGGCCGGCGCGGCCGCCTTCGACGAGGCCCCGCAGTGGCCCGGCCCCGAGCTGGACGGCCCGCTGCCCACCCCGGTACCGGCCCCCGCGCCGGCCGCCCCCCGCCCCGCGGCCGCGCAGCCCAAGGCCACCGGCAAGCCGGCCAAGAAGGGCCGCTCCAAGCTGGTCCTGCTCGGCGGCGGTGTCATCGCCCTCATCGGCGTGGCCTACGGCGCCGGGCTGCTCCTGAACCACTCCGACGTCCCCAAGGGCACCACCGTCCTCGGCGTCGACATCAGCGGCAGCCGCGACGAGGCCGTCTCCAAGCTCCAGACCGCCTTCGGCACCCGCGCCGCCGCCCCGATCCAGCTCAGCGTCGGCGGCAAGCCGGTCGAGCTGAAGCCCGAGAAGGCCGGCCTGACGCTGGACGCCCAGACCACCGTCCGCAACGCGGCCGGCAGCGACTACAACCCGATCACGGTCATCGGCTCGCTCCTCGGCAACGAGCGGGTCGCCGACCCCGTGATGCCGACCGACGAGGAGAAGCTCCAGGTCGCGCTGCAGGAGCTCGCGGGCACCTCCGGTACGGCCACCGAGGGAACGATCAAGTTCGACACCGGCAAGGCCGTCGCCGTCCCCGGCACCCCCGGCACCACCCTCGACGTGGACGCCTCCGTCCAGCTGGTGGCCAAGACCTTCAAGGACCAGG encodes:
- a CDS encoding ABC transporter ATP-binding protein, coding for MLLEVRDLHVEFKTRDGVAKAVNGVNYSVAEGETLAVLGESGSGKSVTAQAVMGILDMPPGRIAGGEILFKGKDLLTMKEEERRKIRGAEMAMIFQDALSSLNPVLSVGAQLGEMYEVHRGMSRKEAKGKAVELMDRVKIPAAKERVGDYPHQFSGGMRQRIMIAMALALEPSLIIADEPTTALDVTVQAQVMDLLAELQRELNMGLILITHDLGVVADVADKIAVMYAGRIVEAAPVHEIYKAPAHPYTRGLLDSIPRLDQKGQELYAIKGLPPNLVAIPPGCAFNPRCPMAQAVCRTDVPPLYRVTESPVERTSACHFWKECLHG
- a CDS encoding peptidoglycan binding domain-containing protein; translation: MSRETDSSSSGPKGHGGAAYPSGTPPYGTGQYPSTDAAATAPEENAVTSKPSTPDSDGPKTETTLTTRIRINIPGSRPIPPVVVRKAMGNGSGSAGAGERTGPEPTPEQASPPPLAQRRGPQPTRIEAAPEPADAPAPAPAAEAEEPASNWFAPRKSANPAPAPAPAPAADRMPPAAAAPPLAQRPLPTRTPSPTPTPAPTPPAMPGGGFAPPQRTQAPPVPGPDAAFAPPRTTPPPVVPDYSQGFAQASAPAPTAPMPGGPGVGTTQGFPAYGGDQDDTGPVTEAFPAYGGGPAGPTGGPGFGTGPVGGPAGAAAFDEAPQWPGPELDGPLPTPVPAPAPAAPRPAAAQPKATGKPAKKGRSKLVLLGGGVIALIGVAYGAGLLLNHSDVPKGTTVLGVDISGSRDEAVSKLQTAFGTRAAAPIQLSVGGKPVELKPEKAGLTLDAQTTVRNAAGSDYNPITVIGSLLGNERVADPVMPTDEEKLQVALQELAGTSGTATEGTIKFDTGKAVAVPGTPGTTLDVDASVQLVAKTFKDQVATGKAAVAELPTTTKAPAIGQAELDRAMKEFAEPAMSANATVKVGTKSIAFGARSLPKILSMQPVDGRLTEKFDLEALKATYGNTFDGILITRGTGEKTAVTPQDIAGALGKALRGKTTAERTVVVDTNPS
- a CDS encoding ABC transporter ATP-binding protein, producing the protein MAESLLEVKDLVKHYPLTRGILFRKQIGAVKAVDGVSFDLRAGETLGIVGESGCGKSTVAKMLVNLERPTAGAISYKGEDITKLSGRALKAVRRNIQMVFQDPYTSLNPRMTVGDIIGEPYEIHPEVAPKGSRRQRVQDLLDVVGLNPEYINRYPHQFSGGQRQRIGIARGLALQPEIIVADEPVSALDVSVQAQVINLLDRLQSEFDLSYVFIAHDLSIVRHISDRVGVMYLGRIVEIGTDSQIYDHPTHPYTQALLSAVPVPDPQARAHRERIILTGDVPSPANPPSGCPFRTRCWKAEPRCTAEVPLLAVPQVFPSGPAAHPSACHFAAEKQVVPPSDQPPPPPTDPLTKE
- a CDS encoding DUF6113 family protein encodes the protein MSGTVTAGRIAGCLGMLVAGALTGAAGWLVVGLWPPGGLLLALLAVLGLFLGGRIALGTGFGVGGAAVGWFLSYVMLGIPRPEGDFLLGSSGIGVYVYLLGGTVLAVMCATMRGPLERPVSASRPAK
- the mshB gene encoding N-acetyl-1-D-myo-inositol-2-amino-2-deoxy-alpha-D-glucopyranoside deacetylase is translated as MNGLPARRLLLVHAHPDDESINNGVTMAKYAAEGAHVALVTCTLGEEGEVIPPGLAHLAADRDDTLGAHRVGELAAAMAELGVHDHRFLGGPGRFRDSGMMGAPQNHRPEAFWSADVDEAAAYLVEVIRELRPQVLVTYDPDGGYGHPDHIQAHRVAMRAAELAAETAFRRDLGVPHAVGKIYWNRVPHSVVEEGFARLRAAGAELPFPAVGSPGDVPGVVADERITTEIEAKDTFAAAKAAAMRAHATQIAVDGSFFALSNDLAQPLFTREYYELVEGRPGVPAGEREHDLFAGVEA